CATCCACCGGGCTCAGATATGACCAAACTTCATCGTCGTCTGCTAAAAAACTATAGGTATGCACGCTTGTTCTAATGCTCACTCGGACAAACAAATCCCTACCCGCACATGCTCTCATCTAGGTGCACGTGCAACCGGAATGTTTTAGATATTGCTAGTTTTGgggctagaaaaaaaaatgttaccacAACGGTATTAACCTTCACTTTTGGAACTAATGATCTTTAATCAACGAACGCTAACAAAACGATGGTGCAGATTCGTTTGGGAATTATTGCTAATGTCCATTTCGCCACCTCTAATATCCACAGCATACGCGAGAATCTCACCAACCGTAGGGAGCTAGAACTGACCAACGAGTTCCCAAATGATGACTACTTTTACTTCTACATTGGGTACCACATCGATCAGGCCGTTGAGCATGATTTGTTCCCCGAGCTTTATCAAGACTTTGGCTTTCTGGAGCAAAAGCTGCGCATCGCTGGGCTGGCAAATACGGTCGGCGATCTGCGCAAATATCAGGACAAGATTTTTCCACACGTCGATGATGAAGAAGCCATCATTGACACGCTAATTGAGTTTCTGATGGTGGGCGAATGTTTACTGTCGGATGATTCACGACTTCTGCAGAGGGCGTTAAATTTCCCGGGAGAAATCGGTAACATGGCGAGGGTGCAGGTGGAGAAGTTTAAAAACCGTCTCTGGTTCTGTGATGTGTAAgttaatgaagcaaaaaaaaagtatgaaaaaaccttaagttaggttgttaatggactctttttttttgtttgttttgcaggtCTCATGGGTTTGAATCATCGGTCATTAAACTTTGCCATCGTCCGGATATGGTGCGTTTGCAGGATTCAACCCATGTGTTCGTGTCACTGGCGAACAATGATATCCAGCTGTGGAATCTCTCAGTAGACTACGATGTGCCACCGATGACGTTCAAGGGCTGCCAGGGTGAACAGATCAAGGACATGCAGAAGACGGACCAATTTTTGGTGGCTCTCAACAGACGGGGTTTGATTAAGGTGTGGTCGACTAAAAATCCACCCGATCGGCCCGACTATCGTGTGCGCGATGCTACACCGCGTGAAGCCGAAATGACACTATCGATAACGGGCGGATTTAGCTGTTTCTGCGTGTtgaagcaaagcaaacacacggAACTGATCGCGATCAGTCATATGGGGTTGCTGTGCGTGTACAAGGTGTACAATATTGTGTTCCGCACGGAAAAGCCAGACATTAAACACCAAACGGACATACGGAATGCGTACATTTTGCTACCGTTGCGAGATTTCAATaacggtgatggtggtggcgctATCAGACGCTGTCTGTTTCTGGTGGTGGTTGGAAACGTACCGATGGGGATTGTTTTCAACATGATGTCGACCAGCATCGAGTCAAGGTTCGTCGAGCCGGTAGCGCTTAATGTCCATCAGCTGCCGGAAGGATTTCTCTTCGTTAATGAAAGTCAGGTGCGTTTGCGGGCACTGCAACCGTACGGACTGGATGAGGCAAAAGTCGTGTACGAGATCAAACATTCCGTCAACACGTGCAGCGTAGTGACGGAGGACAAGCGGTTCCTGGTGCTCGGTACACAGCGAGGCatttccatcatcaacatcagcgAAGGTGTCGAGGTACGGCGCATGAACAATAGCCACTCGATCGTCGATCTGGACGTGTTGATGATGGAAGCAACTTTGTCCCACGTGCTGCTGGCGTCCATCTCGAAGGATGGGGAGAATGCGATGAATATGTACAGCTTATCGCTGGACACATCGAATCAGTATCAGCTGGAAGGTACCACAGTGTTTCTCGCTAGTCTGGAGGATGATCCGGTCCTGCTGAATACCGTCGATCGGCACTGCCGATTGCAGCAGACTTTGCTGCAAAATAATGAATGGGGTGTGCCGCACCAAAAAACGTTCATCAATGACAACATCAACGCACCCGTACTGTGTCTAATCAAAACACCATCCGCGTACTATTTTGGGCTTGAAAATGGCAAACTGCTGAAGCTGTCCGAGTGGCACAGCGACGCGACGATGGTGAACGTGGCCGAGCTCGGTACGGAGGTAACATATTTGGATCATTTTGAACGCGCCATGGAATCGGGGAAGGTGGAAATTTTGGTGGTAGCAGGCAAAGGTATCTGCAAAATCTACGTAAACGAATTTGAGGAAATTGAACTAACCGATACGGTACGGAAGTGTTACATGCTTTACGATCGTTTTCTGCTGCTCATTGGTGATCGTTGTTCGATACAGGTTAGTAAGGGTtgaagttcgtttttttttgtatagcaTTCCATCAATAAAGCGGCGATTTTTTTCTACCTTCCTATCCCACAGATATACGATTTGGAACACAGATCGCTGGAATTAGTACAAAAAGAAATCGAACGTTCGTATGGTGCTTCCGCTTACCAGCTACTGCCAAGATCGGCACTCATACTGTGCACAGCCGATGGCATCGTTTACCATCTCGGGTTGCATCAGTCCGCAATTGAATCGTTCGACTTGGCACCGTTCGACGAGATGCTAACGGTGAAACCGGCCCAAAGCAAACACACTCTGTCCGGTACCGGTACTACCACCAACGTGATCTGCAGCTGTGCCTTATCGGCGGACGGAGAGTTCCTGGCGGTCGGGTGCACCGATGGCCGGATCATACTGCAACAACTTCTGGATCCCATCCGGCAGCTGGGTGTGCTGGAATCGCACCAGTTTCCGGTGGCAGAGTTGTACTTTAGCAGCTGGAACGAACCGGGCGCACCACACATTTTGGTTAGCGTCGGTGATCTGATCGTTTTCTGGAGCGTCGACAGTTTGGTTAACAATCAACCGCGCAAGAGCGTATCAAGCATACGGCTGTCGGGTCGGTTTACTCCTCGCAAAACGGCGGATTCATCGAACGATAATCGTCGTTCGTACGGTAGCAATCAGTCCGGCTTTTCCACACCGATCGTGGGCAGTCCGGTGCAGAAAAGTTTCCTAGGCGATCGGTTCGAGGAGTCGGCCCACTGGTGCAATAAGCGTGGCTCTTACAGTAAACCGCACCTGCTGTCGTGCATCAAGCTAATAGGACATGCGAAGCGATTGATCATGAACCGAGagtttaataaatttctcaCCATGGACGATGAGGGTTACATTCACTATTTACGATTTTATCGTCCATCCTCGAACCAGCTGCTGTTTCCACCGCCCGCCACCTTCGCGATGCGGCCAACCATCGTACCGACGATGATCGCACCGCTGGATAGCAGCAGTAGCGCCAGTAGCAATTCGCGTGCCGTCCATCTTATATGACGGTTGttagcaaacgaacgaaacctgCGGGTTGGCTGCTGTTACATCCTATTGTACATACTGTACACTGCCTTTTTACGGTAAATAAGAACCAGTAAAACGTTACTATATCGGGCAATGCAACGCTACTCGTGTAACGgcgtttgttcgtttgctaGTGAATAGgaattcatttgtttgtttgtttgtgtgtcgtGTTTCTACTACCACTTAATAGCGTCCAACTATCCCTCCTTTAACTGTGCCAAAGTAGCGTACAAGGGTTTGGCTTACACAGTCTTTCATAGCCATTTAAGCTTTACTCTTTGAGCAAAGCGTGTACACGACGCGCAAAAGACAAAATCAACCAATCGCACACATTAAGGGAAATCGTTCCGCAAGCATGTGATAGCGGGAAAATCGAATAGTTTCGGATTagatgaatatttcataaggAAAGATAGCGAAGCCACGTTTTAATAGTAATAGTAATTTGTCGATTATCGAATATTCTAATAATTAGGTACAATGCATGACTGAGACGGTGGTCGTAGAATAGCAGAAATGTGTGTATAAGACTTTCGAACGCATTTTTACCGATTGTACAGATTTTAGCCTAATCTTCGCTCATCCTTTAATGTGCTAGAAGTTAGTACATTAAAGCCAGGCTGCGGTTGCCTGTGCCGGAAAGTGTTACTTGCGATAGTAGATAATGTACGACACGTTTATAACATTCCTTAGATGTAAGATTGAATTtatgaaaggttttttttttacttaatagCATACCCAAcgagataaaataaattctacgaATGTTTAATACAAACAATCATTTGTCGGTTGATCATTGTTACATATGTGACGACAACCCATTATATAGTTAGTGATCATTTAACCGATCAATTTAATCGCAATGTTGGACGTTGATTCATTACATTACCTTCAGATTCAGTTTTATCCTGCTGAACATGGTACCCTCTTTTCATATATCCGTGTATATGTTGattcttattttattatcatcCACGACCGCTATCTCCTCGTTGGTGATAGATTTACGTATAATCGTCGTTGATGGATTATCTTCAGAAGGTGTTAACTTACTTGAAGGATGCGTTGAGAACGTGTTCGATAAGTCGGTTAACTCATCGAGAATGactattaaaaacaaaacccattcGTTAAAAAGAGGCTCAATGTGCATGACAAATAACATTACGAACCTGTAATCTCCAAATCGATGTCACTTTTAATGCTCTCATACATTTCTGCCGTTTGATCACGTTGTTGCTTTTTAAACATTGCCACACGAAGGCTGTTTCCTGTAGGAGAAGCATTAAGATCAGCGTGAGAATAgtgttaaataaatatctaTAAATTGAACCATACTTCTTAATGGCTTCTTTCTGATCGAACCCTTCTCGGGAGACGTAACGGCACGATCCCTTCGGTGAGCAATAATATCGGAAAATGTGTTAAGCTCAAGCAAAGATGCTGCTTCTAATCTTCTCTTTCCCGGTTCACCACGACGGCTGCGGTACAGTATGTTGGTGGACGACA
The DNA window shown above is from Anopheles funestus chromosome 3RL, idAnoFuneDA-416_04, whole genome shotgun sequence and carries:
- the LOC125766955 gene encoding uncharacterized protein LOC125766955, whose translation is MNDLTCLKSLRTVLRDLDVYDVLQDFIHHRVFNNEECIEITNEPDETFRLDLMFMTLEVKQRRDPQIVARFMDALRNYYDWIVEKWEMYRNTVTKDYNQYLSYRNESFMPSQASIGVYRKNLRWTIHKHLMSLRHGASEHRYLFINGKIGTGKQTLVCQACEDLTVVVRMNYKIFYLDLAYCNTKEATLEMLEKLRVQLGDAVKQEERSNNYSYPSNKIDYWKRTFTQAFEKELSESLLVLAHVRYAELIKDFDFKCKTVVITSNKDVVHEVSESERFVVELPQGFTEDEGLELFAKALKKKNTMLPPEATELCRACQGNPFLINLIALRMNEECKNEVPINWQQHIDNLQNFSIGRSERVSRTIASTLEQFTEEEQQCFHDLVIFRDNVPLSPRVLEMYWGKDKETTECFLSKLERRGLLEKRVCKNKMFYMMQYICYNDIMHPPGSDMTKLHRRLLKNYSIRENLTNRRELELTNEFPNDDYFYFYIGYHIDQAVEHDLFPELYQDFGFLEQKLRIAGLANTVGDLRKYQDKIFPHVDDEEAIIDTLIEFLMVGECLLSDDSRLLQRALNFPGEIGNMARVQVEKFKNRLWFCDVSHGFESSVIKLCHRPDMVRLQDSTHVFVSLANNDIQLWNLSVDYDVPPMTFKGCQGEQIKDMQKTDQFLVALNRRGLIKVWSTKNPPDRPDYRVRDATPREAEMTLSITGGFSCFCVLKQSKHTELIAISHMGLLCVYKVYNIVFRTEKPDIKHQTDIRNAYILLPLRDFNNGDGGGAIRRCLFLVVVGNVPMGIVFNMMSTSIESRFVEPVALNVHQLPEGFLFVNESQVRLRALQPYGLDEAKVVYEIKHSVNTCSVVTEDKRFLVLGTQRGISIINISEGVEVRRMNNSHSIVDLDVLMMEATLSHVLLASISKDGENAMNMYSLSLDTSNQYQLEGTTVFLASLEDDPVLLNTVDRHCRLQQTLLQNNEWGVPHQKTFINDNINAPVLCLIKTPSAYYFGLENGKLLKLSEWHSDATMVNVAELGTEVTYLDHFERAMESGKVEILVVAGKGICKIYVNEFEEIELTDTVRKCYMLYDRFLLLIGDRCSIQIYDLEHRSLELVQKEIERSYGASAYQLLPRSALILCTADGIVYHLGLHQSAIESFDLAPFDEMLTVKPAQSKHTLSGTGTTTNVICSCALSADGEFLAVGCTDGRIILQQLLDPIRQLGVLESHQFPVAELYFSSWNEPGAPHILVSVGDLIVFWSVDSLVNNQPRKSVSSIRLSGRFTPRKTADSSNDNRRSYGSNQSGFSTPIVGSPVQKSFLGDRFEESAHWCNKRGSYSKPHLLSCIKLIGHAKRLIMNREFNKFLTMDDEGYIHYLRFYRPSSNQLLFPPPATFAMRPTIVPTMIAPLDSSSSASSNSRAVHLI